A region from the Geobacillus vulcani PSS1 genome encodes:
- a CDS encoding potassium channel family protein translates to MDYAFLGVVAAVLLGSITSLWTARVQATHRLSLDSLWVLVQWYLTMMLGFAMIYMILQVNGHTVFTPSSNRAAEGRLSLLEDSLYLSGMTLLSVGYGDVTPIGVGRWIAIAEALLGYIMPAVIVTRTVFDWDHR, encoded by the coding sequence ATGGATTACGCCTTCCTTGGCGTTGTTGCCGCCGTGCTGCTCGGCAGCATCACCTCGCTTTGGACAGCACGCGTGCAAGCGACGCATCGCCTGTCGCTCGATAGCTTATGGGTTCTCGTTCAATGGTATTTAACGATGATGCTCGGTTTTGCCATGATTTATATGATTTTGCAAGTGAATGGCCATACCGTGTTCACCCCATCCTCGAACAGGGCAGCAGAAGGCCGTTTGTCCTTGCTTGAAGACAGCTTATACTTAAGCGGCATGACGCTTTTGTCGGTCGGGTATGGCGATGTCACTCCGATCGGCGTTGGGCGGTGGATCGCCATTGCTGAAGCGCTTCTCGGCTACATTATGCCTGCTGTCATTGTCACGCGCACTGTATTTGACTGGGACCATCGCTAA
- the bcp gene encoding thioredoxin-dependent thiol peroxidase → MTAAIGQPAPDFTLPASNGKMVSLSDFRGQYVVLYFYPKDLTPGCTAEACDFRDRHARFAELNAVILGVSTDPVKRHETFIEKYQLPFLLLSDEQHHAAELYGVWKKKRNFGKEYMGIERSTFIIAPDGILVKEWRGVKVKEHVDEVLAEVARLTSSR, encoded by the coding sequence ATGACGGCAGCGATTGGCCAGCCAGCCCCAGATTTCACCTTGCCAGCGAGCAACGGGAAAATGGTGTCGCTTTCCGATTTCCGGGGGCAATATGTCGTGCTTTATTTTTATCCAAAAGACTTGACGCCTGGGTGCACGGCCGAGGCGTGCGATTTTCGCGACCGCCATGCACGGTTTGCTGAATTGAATGCCGTCATCTTAGGGGTGAGCACAGACCCAGTCAAGCGGCATGAAACGTTTATTGAGAAATACCAACTGCCGTTTTTGCTTCTTTCCGATGAACAGCATCATGCGGCAGAACTGTATGGGGTCTGGAAGAAAAAGAGGAATTTTGGAAAAGAATACATGGGCATTGAGCGCTCGACGTTCATCATCGCCCCCGATGGAATATTGGTCAAAGAATGGCGCGGGGTGAAAGTGAAAGAGCATGTCGATGAGGTGCTTGCCGAAGTCGCCCGATTGACTTCATCTAGGTAA
- the yhbH gene encoding sporulation protein YhbH, with the protein MKGNFVVSKEDWSLHRKGYDDQKRHQEKVKEAIKNNLPDLITEESIIMSNGRDVIKIPIRSLDEYKIRYNYEKNKHVGQGDGDSQVGDVVARDGSGEGQGPGKGQGAGDLPGQDYYEAEVSLMEIEEAFFSQLELPNLQRKELDQNVAQHIEFNDIRRTGLMGNIDKKRTMLTAFKRNAMNGKPGFYPIYREDLKFKTWNEVVKPESKAVVLAMMDTSGSMGMWEKYMARSFFFWMTRFLRTKYETVDIAFIAHHTEAKVVSEEEFFTKGESGGTICSSAYRKALELIETKYPPSRYNIYPFHFSDGDNLTSDNARCVKLVQELMKVSNMFGYGEVNQYNRHSTLMSAYRNIKDEKFRYYILKQKSDVFHAMRTFFRKEESKQLV; encoded by the coding sequence ATGAAGGGGAATTTTGTTGTATCGAAAGAAGATTGGTCCCTCCACCGCAAAGGATATGATGATCAAAAGCGCCATCAAGAAAAAGTGAAGGAAGCGATCAAAAACAATTTGCCCGACTTAATTACCGAAGAAAGCATTATCATGTCCAACGGGCGAGATGTGATTAAAATTCCGATCCGCTCGCTTGATGAATACAAAATCCGCTACAATTATGAGAAAAACAAGCACGTCGGCCAAGGAGATGGAGACAGCCAAGTCGGTGATGTGGTGGCCCGAGATGGAAGCGGGGAGGGGCAGGGGCCAGGAAAAGGCCAAGGTGCTGGCGATTTGCCGGGTCAAGATTATTACGAAGCTGAAGTGTCGCTGATGGAGATTGAGGAAGCGTTCTTTAGCCAATTGGAGCTGCCTAATTTGCAACGAAAAGAGCTGGATCAAAATGTAGCCCAGCATATCGAATTTAACGACATCCGTCGCACCGGGCTGATGGGGAACATCGATAAAAAGCGGACGATGCTCACTGCCTTCAAGCGCAATGCCATGAACGGCAAACCAGGATTTTATCCGATTTACCGCGAAGATTTGAAGTTTAAAACGTGGAACGAAGTCGTCAAACCAGAATCGAAGGCGGTCGTCTTGGCGATGATGGACACAAGCGGATCGATGGGCATGTGGGAAAAATATATGGCACGCAGCTTTTTCTTCTGGATGACCCGATTTTTGCGTACGAAATACGAAACGGTGGACATCGCCTTTATCGCCCATCATACGGAAGCGAAAGTCGTCAGTGAGGAAGAGTTTTTCACGAAAGGGGAAAGCGGTGGAACGATTTGCTCATCGGCCTACCGCAAGGCGCTTGAACTTATTGAGACAAAATATCCACCGTCGCGCTACAACATTTATCCGTTCCATTTCTCTGACGGCGACAACTTGACATCGGACAATGCCCGCTGCGTCAAGCTTGTTCAGGAGCTGATGAAAGTATCGAACATGTTTGGGTACGGGGAAGTCAACCAGTATAATCGCCATTCCACGCTCATGTCGGCGTACCGCAATATTAAAGATGAGAAATTCCGCTATTATATCCTAAAGCAAAAATCGGATGTCTTTCATGCCATGAGAACGTTTTTCCGCAAAGAAGAGAGCAAACAGCTCGTCTGA
- the perR gene encoding peroxide-responsive transcriptional repressor PerR, translating into MSDNEQLKEALDILKKTGIRITPQRHAILEYLISSMSHPTADEIYKALEGKFPNMSVATVYNNLRVFKEIGLVKELTYGDSSSRFDFVTSNHYHVICEECGKIVDFHYPALDEVEQLAAHVTGFKVDHHRMEVYGVCPDCQKNGAPAH; encoded by the coding sequence GTGTCTGACAACGAGCAACTGAAGGAAGCGCTTGACATATTGAAAAAGACAGGGATACGCATTACGCCGCAGCGTCATGCGATACTGGAGTATTTGATCAGCTCGATGTCCCATCCGACGGCTGATGAAATATACAAAGCGCTCGAAGGGAAATTCCCAAACATGAGCGTCGCTACCGTCTACAATAACTTGCGCGTCTTTAAGGAAATCGGGCTTGTCAAAGAGCTGACGTACGGCGATTCATCAAGCCGGTTTGACTTCGTCACTTCCAATCATTATCACGTCATCTGTGAAGAGTGCGGCAAAATTGTTGATTTCCACTATCCAGCGCTTGATGAAGTCGAGCAGCTTGCCGCTCACGTCACCGGTTTTAAGGTCGACCACCATCGCATGGAAGTGTACGGAGTATGCCCTGACTGTCAAAAAAATGGGGCGCCGGCGCATTGA
- a CDS encoding YgzB family protein, giving the protein MSIKYSSKINKIRAFALSLIFIGVIVMYLGLFFRTSPIIMTLFMVFGMLFLVASGIVYFWIGTLSTRAVQVVCPSCGKVTKMLGRVDLCMFCREPLTLDRELEGKEFDEKYNKKRKS; this is encoded by the coding sequence ATGAGTATTAAATATTCGAGCAAAATCAACAAAATTCGTGCTTTCGCCTTAAGCTTGATTTTTATCGGCGTCATCGTCATGTATCTCGGTCTTTTCTTCCGCACGTCGCCGATCATCATGACGTTGTTTATGGTGTTTGGGATGTTGTTTCTTGTTGCCAGCGGCATTGTATACTTTTGGATCGGGACGCTCTCGACAAGAGCCGTTCAAGTCGTTTGTCCATCATGCGGCAAAGTGACGAAAATGCTTGGACGCGTCGATTTATGCATGTTTTGCCGCGAGCCGTTGACGTTAGACCGCGAGCTTGAAGGCAAAGAATTTGATGAAAAGTACAACAAAAAAAGAAAAAGCTGA
- a CDS encoding B3/B4 domain-containing protein produces MKCVISEQLKQRLPSGKFGVIRYHHIEISDSPQMLRGRLELFQESLYIELQEKPIADIPEIAEWRRSFKQIGTDPSRYRPSSESLYRRIQKKSFIPPIHSAADINNFFSLYYKIPLGIYDLDRIDGTVTLTIGAEQDEYTALNGRTVNFANKLVSKDERGPFGSPIVDSERTAVTRETKNALQIVYFLPSMPEETAKRQLQAIQTMFVQIHGGEAEAQLLV; encoded by the coding sequence ATGAAATGCGTGATATCGGAACAACTAAAGCAACGCCTTCCTTCTGGTAAATTCGGCGTCATCCGCTATCATCATATCGAGATCAGCGATTCACCGCAAATGTTGAGAGGACGATTGGAGCTGTTTCAAGAATCTCTTTACATTGAGCTGCAGGAAAAGCCGATTGCCGACATTCCTGAGATCGCCGAATGGCGCCGTTCGTTCAAACAAATCGGAACGGACCCAAGCCGCTATCGACCATCAAGTGAAAGCCTGTACCGACGCATCCAGAAAAAAAGCTTCATTCCGCCTATCCATTCAGCGGCGGACATAAACAACTTTTTTTCACTCTATTATAAAATCCCGCTCGGTATCTATGATCTAGACCGCATCGACGGAACAGTGACGCTCACGATCGGCGCGGAACAAGACGAATACACCGCGTTAAACGGCCGCACAGTCAACTTTGCCAACAAACTTGTCAGCAAAGATGAACGAGGGCCGTTTGGCAGTCCCATCGTCGATTCAGAGCGAACCGCTGTGACGAGAGAAACGAAAAACGCTTTGCAAATCGTTTACTTTCTCCCATCAATGCCAGAAGAAACCGCCAAGCGCCAACTTCAAGCCATCCAAACGATGTTTGTGCAAATCCATGGCGGTGAAGCCGAGGCGCAATTGCTCGTTTGA
- a CDS encoding PrkA family serine protein kinase — MDILQKIARYREEEEKLKWEGTFAEYLKILKEKPWVAQSAHSRVYNMIKDAGVEEVNGRKRYKFFSQHLFGLEEALERLVEEYFHPAAKRLDVRKRILLLMGPVGGGKSTLVTLLKRGLEEYSKTERGAVYAIKGCPMHEDPLHLIPHHLREDFYREYGIRIEGELSPLNMMRLEKEYGGRIEDVLVERIFFSENRRVGIGTFSPSDPKSQDIADLTGSIDFSTIAEYGSESDPRAYRFDGELNKANRGIMEFQEMLKCDEKFLWHLLSLTQEGNFKAGRFALISADELIIAHTNETEYRSFIANKKNEALHSRIIVMPIPYNLRVSEEERIYEKMIRESDVADVHIAPHTLRIAAMFTILTRLKESKRPDVDLLKKMRLYDGEMIEGFSEVDVEELKKEHPDEGMSGIDPRYVINRISACIIRKGVPSINALDVLRSLKEGLDQHPSITKEDRERYLNFISLVRKEYDEIAKQEVQKAFVYSYEESAKTLMDNYLDNVEAYCNKTKLRDPLTGEEMNPDEKLMRSIEEQIGISENAKKAFREEILIRISAYARKGQRFDYNSHERLREAIQKKLFADLKDIVKITTSTKTPDEQQLKKINEVVARLIDEYGYNSTSANELLRYVGSLLNR; from the coding sequence ATGGATATTTTGCAAAAAATCGCCCGATATCGGGAAGAAGAAGAAAAGTTGAAATGGGAAGGAACGTTTGCCGAGTATTTAAAGATTTTAAAAGAAAAGCCGTGGGTGGCCCAGTCGGCTCATTCGCGTGTTTATAATATGATCAAAGATGCTGGGGTCGAAGAGGTGAATGGACGGAAACGATATAAGTTTTTCAGCCAGCACTTGTTCGGGCTCGAGGAAGCGCTTGAGCGGCTCGTTGAGGAATATTTCCACCCGGCGGCGAAGCGGTTGGATGTGCGGAAACGGATTTTGCTGCTGATGGGACCAGTTGGCGGCGGAAAGTCGACGCTTGTGACTTTGCTAAAGCGCGGGCTTGAAGAGTATTCAAAAACAGAGCGCGGCGCGGTGTATGCCATTAAAGGATGCCCGATGCATGAAGATCCGCTTCACCTTATTCCTCACCATTTGCGCGAAGATTTTTACCGTGAGTATGGCATTCGCATTGAAGGTGAACTGTCGCCGCTCAATATGATGCGGCTGGAGAAAGAATACGGCGGACGCATTGAAGACGTGCTAGTGGAGCGCATTTTCTTCTCTGAGAACCGTCGCGTCGGTATCGGGACGTTCAGTCCGTCTGACCCCAAATCGCAAGACATTGCCGATTTAACGGGAAGCATCGATTTTTCAACGATCGCGGAATACGGTTCCGAGTCTGACCCGCGCGCGTATCGGTTTGACGGCGAACTGAACAAAGCCAACCGCGGGATTATGGAATTTCAAGAGATGCTAAAGTGCGATGAAAAATTTCTTTGGCATTTGTTATCGCTGACGCAAGAAGGCAATTTCAAAGCTGGACGGTTTGCTTTAATCAGCGCCGATGAATTGATCATCGCGCATACGAACGAAACGGAATATCGGTCGTTCATTGCTAACAAAAAGAACGAGGCGCTCCATTCGCGTATCATCGTCATGCCGATTCCGTACAACTTGCGCGTCTCGGAAGAAGAGCGCATTTATGAAAAAATGATCCGCGAAAGCGACGTCGCCGACGTGCATATCGCTCCACATACGTTGCGGATTGCGGCTATGTTTACGATTTTGACGCGGCTGAAAGAATCCAAGCGGCCGGATGTGGATTTATTGAAGAAAATGCGCTTGTATGATGGCGAAATGATCGAAGGATTCAGCGAGGTCGATGTGGAGGAGCTGAAAAAGGAGCATCCGGATGAGGGGATGAGCGGCATCGACCCACGCTATGTCATCAACCGCATTTCTGCTTGCATCATCCGCAAAGGAGTGCCGTCGATCAATGCGCTTGACGTGCTTCGTTCGTTGAAAGAAGGATTGGATCAGCATCCGTCGATCACGAAGGAAGACCGTGAGCGGTATTTGAATTTCATTTCGCTCGTGCGCAAAGAGTATGATGAAATCGCCAAACAAGAAGTGCAAAAGGCGTTCGTCTATTCGTATGAAGAGTCAGCGAAAACGTTGATGGATAACTATTTGGACAACGTCGAGGCGTACTGCAACAAGACGAAATTGCGGGACCCGCTTACGGGTGAGGAAATGAATCCAGATGAAAAGCTGATGCGCTCGATCGAGGAACAAATCGGCATTTCCGAAAATGCGAAAAAAGCGTTTCGTGAAGAAATTTTAATCCGCATTTCCGCCTATGCGCGCAAAGGGCAACGATTTGACTACAACTCGCATGAACGGCTGCGCGAGGCAATCCAGAAAAAACTGTTCGCTGATTTAAAAGATATTGTAAAAATTACAACGTCGACAAAAACACCGGATGAGCAGCAGTTGAAAAAAATTAACGAAGTCGTCGCCCGCCTCATTGATGAATACGGGTACAATTCCACGTCAGCCAACGAATTGCTCCGCTATGTCGGCAGCTTGTTGAACCGCTAG
- the queG gene encoding tRNA epoxyqueuosine(34) reductase QueG, translating into MDVMALKQEVIEYSRSIGIDKIGFASADPFVELKERLRRQQELGYQSGFEEPNIEKRTNPSLLLPEAKSIIAIALAYPSKMKNAPRGTKTERRGVFCRASWGKDYHDVLRERLQQLEEFLLAKVPHARVRSMVDTGELADRAVAERAGIGWSGKNCSIITPEFGSYVYLGEMITNIPFPPDEPVENRCGACTKCIDACPTGALVQGGQLNAQRCLSFLTQTKGFLADEFREKIGNRLYGCDTCQQVCPENKGKDFHLHPEFEPDPEAVKPKLIPLLRMSNREFKEKFGAMAGSWRGKKPIQRNAILALAHYKDRTAVPHLLRLLKEDSRPVIRGTAAWALGKIGDPSAKPYLEAARQTETDKGVIEEIEKGLKLLAEAKE; encoded by the coding sequence ATGGATGTTATGGCATTAAAGCAGGAAGTCATCGAATACAGTCGGTCAATCGGCATTGATAAAATTGGCTTTGCAAGCGCCGACCCGTTTGTCGAATTAAAGGAACGATTGCGTCGTCAGCAGGAGCTTGGCTATCAGTCGGGTTTTGAGGAACCGAATATTGAAAAACGGACCAATCCTTCATTGCTTCTTCCGGAAGCCAAATCGATCATTGCCATTGCCCTTGCCTATCCGTCCAAAATGAAAAATGCGCCGCGGGGGACAAAGACGGAACGGCGCGGTGTTTTTTGCCGCGCGTCATGGGGAAAGGACTACCACGATGTGTTACGGGAACGTTTGCAGCAACTCGAGGAGTTTTTGTTGGCCAAAGTGCCCCATGCTCGCGTTCGCTCAATGGTGGATACCGGAGAGCTCGCCGATCGGGCGGTGGCGGAACGGGCAGGGATCGGTTGGAGCGGTAAAAATTGCTCCATTATTACACCGGAATTTGGATCGTATGTGTATTTGGGAGAAATGATTACGAATATTCCTTTTCCCCCTGATGAGCCGGTTGAAAACCGATGCGGCGCGTGCACGAAATGCATTGACGCCTGTCCGACAGGGGCGCTTGTGCAAGGGGGACAACTGAACGCGCAGCGATGTCTTTCCTTTTTAACGCAGACGAAAGGCTTTTTGGCTGACGAGTTTCGGGAGAAAATCGGGAACCGGCTGTACGGTTGCGATACATGCCAGCAAGTTTGTCCGGAAAATAAGGGGAAAGACTTCCATTTGCATCCGGAATTCGAGCCAGATCCAGAAGCGGTGAAACCAAAGCTCATTCCATTGCTTCGGATGAGCAACCGCGAGTTTAAAGAGAAATTTGGAGCCATGGCGGGTTCATGGCGTGGGAAAAAACCGATTCAGCGCAATGCCATTTTGGCGCTGGCTCATTACAAAGATCGGACCGCAGTGCCGCATTTGCTGCGTTTGTTGAAAGAGGATAGCCGTCCCGTTATTCGCGGAACGGCGGCGTGGGCGCTCGGGAAAATTGGGGATCCAAGCGCCAAACCTTATTTGGAGGCTGCACGCCAAACGGAGACGGATAAGGGTGTGATTGAGGAGATTGAAAAAGGATTGAAACTGTTGGCTGAGGCAAAAGAATAG
- the trmL gene encoding tRNA (uridine(34)/cytosine(34)/5-carboxymethylaminomethyluridine(34)-2'-O)-methyltransferase TrmL, with protein sequence MPLHVVLYQPEIPANTGNIARTCAATDTSLHLIRPLGFSTDDKMLKRAGLDYWPYVNISYYDSLDELFARFPEGEFYFITKFGRRYYDSFDFSDTEKHIFFVFGRETTGLPKELLEANMDRCLRIPMNDKVRSLNLSNTAAILVYEALRQQRFHGLS encoded by the coding sequence ATGCCACTCCATGTTGTACTATACCAACCAGAAATTCCAGCCAATACAGGAAACATCGCCCGTACGTGTGCGGCGACCGATACGTCGCTCCATTTGATCCGCCCGCTCGGTTTTTCTACGGATGATAAAATGTTAAAGCGCGCCGGGCTTGATTATTGGCCATATGTTAATATTTCGTATTATGACTCGCTTGACGAACTATTCGCCCGCTTTCCGGAAGGGGAGTTTTATTTCATTACGAAATTCGGGCGCCGGTATTATGATTCGTTTGATTTCAGCGATACAGAAAAACACATTTTTTTTGTGTTCGGACGCGAAACAACCGGACTGCCAAAGGAGCTGCTTGAGGCCAATATGGACCGTTGCCTTCGCATCCCGATGAATGACAAAGTGCGCTCGTTAAACCTGTCGAACACGGCAGCCATCTTAGTGTACGAAGCGCTGCGCCAACAGCGGTTTCACGGGCTGTCGTAA
- a CDS encoding ABC transporter permease yields the protein MGKYVEMVRIRFLMMLAYRTNYYTGILIYAINIAAYYFLWSAIYGGKSSMQGMSLGQMTTYVAISWLARAFYFNNLDREIAMEIRDGKVAVELIRPYSYLGMKAVQGLGEGLFRLFFLSLPGLLVVSLFLPLQFPEHAKTWLAFGVSLLFSFIIFSELNLLAGVVTFFTFRNEGLLRAKRFIIDLFSGLILPLSFYPDWAQRAMMYFPFQAISYIPSMIMTESFQGAAVRDGLLLQATWCIILLFPIGWLWRTAKKRLVVQGG from the coding sequence ATGGGTAAGTATGTCGAAATGGTCCGCATCCGCTTTTTAATGATGCTCGCCTACCGGACAAACTATTACACTGGAATTTTGATTTACGCCATTAACATCGCAGCGTATTACTTCCTTTGGTCGGCTATTTATGGCGGCAAATCATCGATGCAAGGAATGTCGCTTGGGCAAATGACGACGTATGTCGCCATTTCCTGGCTGGCGCGGGCGTTTTATTTTAACAACCTTGACCGCGAAATCGCCATGGAAATCCGGGATGGAAAAGTAGCGGTGGAATTGATCCGCCCGTACAGCTATTTAGGGATGAAAGCGGTGCAAGGGCTTGGCGAGGGGCTGTTCCGCCTGTTCTTTTTATCATTGCCCGGGCTTTTGGTCGTATCGCTTTTTTTGCCGCTTCAGTTTCCAGAACACGCCAAAACGTGGCTCGCCTTCGGTGTGTCGCTTCTATTCAGCTTTATCATTTTTTCGGAGCTGAACTTGCTTGCAGGGGTTGTGACGTTTTTTACGTTCCGAAATGAAGGGCTGCTTAGGGCGAAGCGGTTTATCATCGATCTGTTTTCCGGACTGATTTTGCCGCTTTCCTTTTATCCTGATTGGGCGCAGCGGGCGATGATGTATTTCCCGTTTCAAGCCATCAGCTACATCCCAAGCATGATCATGACAGAAAGTTTTCAAGGTGCTGCTGTCCGTGATGGCCTGCTTCTGCAGGCAACGTGGTGCATCATATTGCTGTTCCCAATTGGATGGTTATGGAGGACGGCGAAAAAGCGTCTCGTTGTGCAAGGGGGGTAA
- a CDS encoding ABC transporter permease, whose translation MFYVSVFVQYMAQYMKTKLQYRADVLVEWLSDFMAQAVNLVFLLVVFGHTTLLHGWTRDEILFIYGFFLVPYAVFAAFFNLWDFNERYIVQGEMDRVLTRPVHSLFQVILERMELESLLGAIPGLIIMVYTGARLSLTFHWYDVLVFILFVIGGALIYAGIFISLATVSFFADARTSIMPMMYNISGYGRYPVDIYHRVIRYILTWVLPFAFVGVYPAAYFLEKKEWYSYAFFTPVVGFVFFAVAVMLWNAGVRRYRGTGS comes from the coding sequence TTGTTTTACGTATCCGTGTTTGTTCAATACATGGCACAATATATGAAGACAAAACTGCAATATCGAGCCGATGTGCTGGTCGAATGGCTGTCGGACTTTATGGCCCAAGCAGTCAACTTGGTGTTTTTGCTTGTTGTGTTCGGGCATACGACGCTGCTTCACGGTTGGACCCGCGATGAGATTTTGTTCATTTACGGCTTTTTCCTCGTGCCGTACGCCGTATTTGCTGCTTTTTTCAACCTATGGGATTTTAATGAGCGCTATATTGTCCAAGGAGAAATGGACCGCGTGTTGACGCGCCCGGTGCACAGCCTGTTTCAAGTCATTTTGGAACGAATGGAACTTGAATCGCTGCTTGGCGCTATACCGGGGCTCATTATTATGGTATACACCGGCGCTCGCCTGTCACTTACGTTTCATTGGTACGATGTCTTGGTCTTTATATTGTTTGTGATTGGTGGTGCACTAATTTACGCTGGCATTTTCATTTCATTAGCAACAGTTAGTTTTTTCGCCGACGCCCGCACATCTATCATGCCGATGATGTACAACATCAGCGGCTATGGCCGCTACCCGGTCGATATTTACCATCGCGTCATCCGCTATATTTTAACGTGGGTGTTGCCGTTTGCCTTTGTCGGTGTTTACCCAGCTGCTTATTTTCTTGAGAAAAAGGAATGGTACAGTTATGCCTTTTTCACCCCGGTGGTCGGCTTCGTGTTTTTCGCCGTGGCGGTCATGCTTTGGAACGCCGGGGTGAGGCGATATCGCGGGACGGGGAGCTAG
- a CDS encoding amidase domain-containing protein, with protein sequence MKKQLRAWLDERARSFVSESNVRNKEAARKQQLCQKRGAEIVRCTIHGRIVGRQTIEREAKVMYMAHHQFLIKQGASLYMEEQVEERCACFVRGELVADEPISQLGGYMEAPRVEREQWTGERLSYQYDRARAVRYAETWWNRHNPAFPSFPVDCTNFVSQCLYAGGAPMTGYPNRTRGWWCQNGSWSYSWAVAHAFRWYLSGSRIGLQAVEVAEPEQLMAGDVICYDFQGDGRFDHSTIVVAKDQNGMPLVNAHTTNSRMRYWSYEDSSAYTPNIRYKFFHIIDGK encoded by the coding sequence ATGAAGAAACAGTTGCGCGCGTGGTTGGATGAGCGGGCCCGCTCATTTGTATCGGAAAGCAACGTCCGGAACAAAGAGGCGGCAAGAAAGCAACAGCTTTGCCAAAAGCGCGGTGCGGAGATTGTTCGTTGCACGATCCACGGGCGTATTGTCGGCAGGCAGACTATCGAGCGGGAAGCCAAAGTCATGTATATGGCCCACCATCAATTTTTAATTAAGCAAGGGGCTTCATTATATATGGAAGAACAGGTTGAGGAGAGATGCGCTTGTTTTGTCCGCGGTGAACTTGTCGCTGATGAACCGATCAGCCAGTTGGGGGGCTATATGGAGGCGCCGCGCGTCGAACGAGAGCAATGGACGGGGGAGCGTCTTTCTTACCAGTATGACCGCGCCCGGGCGGTGCGGTATGCGGAAACGTGGTGGAATCGACACAACCCGGCGTTTCCATCGTTTCCAGTGGATTGCACGAATTTTGTCTCCCAATGCCTGTATGCGGGTGGGGCGCCGATGACGGGCTATCCGAACCGGACGAGGGGATGGTGGTGTCAAAATGGAAGTTGGAGTTACAGCTGGGCTGTCGCTCATGCCTTTCGTTGGTACTTGAGCGGGTCGCGCATTGGCTTGCAGGCGGTGGAAGTGGCCGAGCCAGAGCAATTGATGGCAGGCGATGTCATCTGTTATGATTTTCAAGGGGACGGACGCTTCGACCATTCGACGATTGTGGTGGCGAAAGATCAGAACGGGATGCCGCTTGTGAACGCCCATACGACAAACAGCCGAATGCGCTATTGGTCGTATGAAGACTCAAGTGCTTATACGCCGAACATTCGCTATAAGTTTTTTCACATCATCGATGGCAAATAA
- a CDS encoding nucleotidyltransferase-like protein: MKEWLHLICEEWMSRCNTNGILMIEKMTCYAATTDTFDVVLLVIVDPQSEPMLLRQYSLNEKKAVLYAVSERQLNEWLVLGSHRKAVDWVFNGKVVFDRDGYVQQLRQRLEQFPPKERRLKMGLEFAKLIRRYTDGKALFTAKHWLDSYNHMVQALHHLARLTVIEHGLYPEVTVWNQVKRMDGRIYKLYEELVGSEEPLPKRLELLLLASEFLIHSYVEPGSSHLCEVLQEKNGAWSIEEMVGHPQFAPYSVDLVIMLEYLVERKVLTVVEIPAKGNTIFERYYTLPKKEF; encoded by the coding sequence ATGAAGGAATGGTTGCATCTGATCTGTGAAGAATGGATGAGTCGTTGCAACACGAACGGAATTTTAATGATTGAAAAAATGACTTGCTATGCAGCGACAACGGACACGTTTGATGTTGTGCTGCTCGTCATTGTCGACCCGCAAAGCGAGCCGATGCTTCTCAGGCAGTATTCACTAAACGAGAAAAAGGCAGTGCTTTATGCGGTCAGTGAACGGCAGTTAAATGAATGGCTTGTTCTCGGGTCGCATCGAAAGGCGGTCGACTGGGTATTCAACGGAAAGGTCGTTTTTGATCGCGACGGCTATGTTCAGCAGTTGCGCCAGCGCCTTGAGCAATTTCCACCTAAAGAACGGCGATTGAAAATGGGACTTGAGTTTGCCAAACTGATTCGCCGCTATACGGATGGCAAGGCGCTGTTTACCGCCAAGCATTGGCTTGACTCATACAACCATATGGTGCAAGCTCTTCATCATTTGGCGCGATTGACCGTGATCGAGCACGGACTTTATCCGGAAGTGACTGTGTGGAATCAAGTCAAACGAATGGATGGGCGGATTTATAAGCTGTATGAAGAACTCGTCGGAAGTGAAGAGCCGCTCCCGAAACGACTGGAGCTTTTGCTGCTGGCCAGCGAATTTTTAATTCATTCCTACGTAGAGCCAGGCTCCTCTCATTTATGCGAAGTGCTGCAAGAAAAAAATGGGGCTTGGAGCATTGAGGAAATGGTTGGTCATCCGCAGTTTGCGCCTTACTCGGTTGATCTTGTCATCATGCTTGAGTATCTTGTCGAAAGGAAAGTGCTAACCGTTGTGGAGATTCCAGCAAAAGGAAATACAATATTCGAGCGGTATTATACGTTGCCGAAAAAGGAATTTTGA